In the genome of Thiorhodovibrio winogradskyi, the window ACCGCGACCAGAAAACTCTCACGTTCCGTTCCGCGTGGCGGGGGCTTCACTTTTTCCCAACTCACGTTCACGATACGATCCACATCCGAGACCCAGAAGCCCTGCACTGAGCGGTTGAACTCAGTCACTATGACTTTGGCGTCTTGGTCCGGGGCGATCTTTTGCGCGCCAAACCCGATGGCCCGCGCCAGATCGATAATGGACACCGTCTTGCCGCGAATATTGGCGACACCGCACACAATGGCCGCGGAGCCTGGCAATTGGCGCAACTCGGGCTTGGCGATGACCTCGCGCACCTTAAAGACATTGATACCAAAACTCTGGGTGCTACCGAGATGAAAGAGCAGCAGCTCCATCCGGTTCTGCCCGACCATCTGCGTACGTTGATCGATATCGTCAATAAATTGACTCATTACACCTCCCAAGGCGCAACACTGATCGCGCCGTGATCCTTTAAAGGATGATAGCCTAAAAGCGACATCCTAGCTTAAGCACTGGTCCGCGCAGGGCTTGCGCTGTGCCTGCTTGATTCAGCCGCCCGACCAGGACCCGAGACGCATGACGAGATGGGTTGACAACGCCAACCTGGTCTCTGTTTTGCTTCTCACTCGGGTAACAGAACAGAATCCGGCCTCCCAGGTTTCCAGCTCCAGATATCTGGCCTGACGCTACCATTGACAGAGCCCGAGGCACCCATTGAACGGCCGGAGTCACACATTCGCCCGGAGGCTAAAGATGCTGACATTTCACGACAGAGTTAAGCGCCTGATATCCACTCAGCAGCCCGATTGGCTGCCCACTTGGAAAAACCTGCCTGGCCAGCTGTGCTTGTTCATCGGCGCGGCCATCCTCAACCACTGCATCATCGCCCAAGTAGGAGCTGCAGGCCTCCCCACCGCCGAGGAGATTGAGCCTGTCACCAATATTCAACGCGCGGCCAAGACCTTTCTTTATCGCCATGCCGGCGGAGAGCGCGGCGCCAGTGTAAAAATCATTGTCGACCCTATTGACCCACGCCTGCGTCTAAAACTCTGCGAGCATGATCTGCAGACCAGCCTGGCGCCGGGAGCGCGCAAAACGGGTAACACCAGCGTAAAAATCCAGTGCCAGGGACCGGTGCGCTGGTCGCTGTTCGTTTCCGCCCGGGTTGAACGCTTTGGCGACGTCCTCGTGGCCGCCAGCCCCATCAGCCGGGGTCGCTTGATTACCCCGGCGGATGTCAAACTCGAGCGGCGCGAGACCGGAGGAATTCTCACCGGCTATTTTGAAGACCTGAGCGATGCCGTTGGCATGCAGGCGCGCCGCTCAGTGCGCCCGGGCACGGTACTGAATGACTCACATCTGAAAACGCCGCTCTGGGTCGAGCGCGGCCAACTCGTGCAACTCCTGTCCGAGACCACCGGCATTCGTGTCAGCATGAGCGGCGAGGCGCTCGAGGATGGCGGCGCGGGAGACCGCATCCGCGTGCGCAACAGATCAAGCCAGCGGGAGTTGGAAGGCGTGATTCAATCTCCAGGAGTGGTGCGAGTTCCGATGTAGGAGCTTCAATCCGCCGTGCTGATGAAGCCAGGATGCCCATACTATGCCCCACAGAGTTTTTCAGTTCCCCCCGCCCTTGCCGTTAGGCTAAGATTCGGCAGAAGGCGCTGTCGTTTTGATCGCATGATGACCGATGGACATCAAAAACCTGGGAATTAACAAGGGACGGGCGGAGCGACCCGGGGCAAAACCCGCATCGCAAACCGCCAGTTCCGCTCGAACCAGTTCCGCTCGAACCAGTTCCGCCCTTAAGAGCGGCGGCGCGGGCAGCGCAGCGGCTCAAGCCGGTACCGCGAACCAGGGCGAGTCCATTGAGCTCACGGCCATTGCACGCGCACTGAGCGCAGCCCAGAGCGATGCTGCAAGCCCGCCGTTCGATGCCAAGCGGGTGCAGGAGATTCGCGACGCCATTGCCGAAGGCCGCTATCCAATCGACAACCGCCGCCTGGCGGACAAACTGATCGAACTTGAGGGACTGCTCGACTAAACCGCCGCGGCGAGCCACCCAAAGCCGTGGACGCCAGCTGCCAGCCTGGGCCGCGGAGATGATGGAAGTATCAGCATGACACAGCATCACACCTTTGCGCAGGCATTGGAGCAGGCGATTGAACTCACCGGCCAACTCGAGACATTGCTGCTTGAAGAAACCGCGGCCCTCGACGGGCGCGACCCCGAGCGTTTGCAAATCCTGGTGGAAAACAAACAACGGGTCATTGAGCGGATTGCAGGAGCGACCGCAAGCTTGCAG includes:
- the flgA gene encoding flagellar basal body P-ring formation chaperone FlgA, whose product is MLTFHDRVKRLISTQQPDWLPTWKNLPGQLCLFIGAAILNHCIIAQVGAAGLPTAEEIEPVTNIQRAAKTFLYRHAGGERGASVKIIVDPIDPRLRLKLCEHDLQTSLAPGARKTGNTSVKIQCQGPVRWSLFVSARVERFGDVLVAASPISRGRLITPADVKLERRETGGILTGYFEDLSDAVGMQARRSVRPGTVLNDSHLKTPLWVERGQLVQLLSETTGIRVSMSGEALEDGGAGDRIRVRNRSSQRELEGVIQSPGVVRVPM
- the flgM gene encoding flagellar biosynthesis anti-sigma factor FlgM, with product MDIKNLGINKGRAERPGAKPASQTASSARTSSARTSSALKSGGAGSAAAQAGTANQGESIELTAIARALSAAQSDAASPPFDAKRVQEIRDAIAEGRYPIDNRRLADKLIELEGLLD